The stretch of DNA TTCATCATCTGTAATCATCCATGATCGATGTTTAATTCCCACTGTTTGTGATGAGTCAGCACCCACAATGAGAATCTCTCTTGTTTCTATATATAGCAAATAATCACATACTGAAGAATGTTATTCTATTATTGCAAAATGTAAACTGCATCTCACCAGACTCGTCTCTTCCAATCGTTTCCTGTCTGAGCTGTCAATCACATAGATCTGCAAACAGTACAGTCATTATTAACAAACTGATCTTAACATATGTAGAATAATACATCATGAAGACTACAAGCAGCTTGAACAAGCAGCTTATGCGTTTCCCAGCAGGCCCTACCAGTACGTCTGTGTTCTCAAAGTAATTCCTCCAGTAAGGGCGGATCTTGCGTTGACCTCCGATATCCCAAACATTCAACTTGAAGCCGGACGACTGAACGCTTTTTATATTGAAGCCCTGTTCAAAAACAAGATGGATGCTTAATGATTAATGTAATACCTGAAGGAGGTGAATTAAAGCATGATTTGGACATCTGTTTGACTGGAAAATGTCTGTGTAAAGATAGAACAGTTTATCACTAAGTGGGTGTGTGCAAATTTGTACTTGTGTCGGTGTGATGTGGCTGATATCTTCGGCTGCCAGCTGTTTCAGCAGAGTGGTCTTGCCAGCATTGTCCAAACCGAGCAACAGTAAGCGCACCTCCTGTTCTGGAGACTGCTTCAACCTTCGAAGAATGGACAGCAGGCCCTGCAGGTGAATCAGAGTGCACGTTCCAAATTTAAACCgcatttaaaaagacatttcaaaagCCCTGCCAGCATAGTCTCACTGTATTGTTAAAGGGTCACGGCTTAAGCTGTATCAGGTAAAGCTTGAATAAGCAGCTGGCTAGCACCCTGCGCAGCCTGCAGCAGTCATCAGTGGCCAGTCTGCTGACAAGGATTGGCAGACGAACCTGTCGCAGCATATAAAGGAGGTTAAACACTCGCCTCACAGCAAGAACCATCTAGAGCATGAGGATTTAGCTGTTAGCCGCTTGTAATGACATACACATGTAGGGAGACAAAAGCTCTCATTGGTCAGCCCAGATTAGGCGAGTGCGTTGTTAGTGGCTTGTGCCCAGAAGGTGGTGAGGAAGGCTTTGGCTCAAGCTCTGCTAAGATGACTCTGCAACCTACTGTGTCCATATTGGAATCAACAGATTTTCTGTCAATAAAGAAATTGATTCATATACTAATAACTCcagcacatatacagtaaaacGCATCTTAAAAGTTACctattcacttttcttttttagattTAATAACTTTACATTTTGTGGTTTAAACACTTTGTCTTCCCTTgtgtctccttttctttcccctGTTAAGACATTTC from Thunnus albacares chromosome 18, fThuAlb1.1, whole genome shotgun sequence encodes:
- the LOC122968440 gene encoding ADP-ribosylation factor-like protein 3, translating into MGLLSILRRLKQSPEQEVRLLLLGLDNAGKTTLLKQLAAEDISHITPTQGFNIKSVQSSGFKLNVWDIGGQRKIRPYWRNYFENTDVLIYVIDSSDRKRLEETSLELSELLDEEKLAAVPLLIFANKQDLMTATPASELAESLNLHTIRDRMWQVQACSALTAEGVQDGMNWVCRNITFRKKN